From Bos indicus isolate NIAB-ARS_2022 breed Sahiwal x Tharparkar chromosome X, NIAB-ARS_B.indTharparkar_mat_pri_1.0, whole genome shotgun sequence:
cacttcctctctcccctcttcctgaAACGCTCTTTCCCAGGTAACTGCAAGACTTCCCCTTCATTGAAATCTCTGTTAGAATGTCGTCTTTCAGACAGGCCTTCCTGAACAATCTATTTAAAACATAGACGTCCCCACCCTGTCACTGTCTTaccctgttttatttctcttagcatgCGTCACCATGGGGCATATTGTGTATTTTAtgggtttcttatctcttcctacCCTCTAGACGCTGTCGGTCTGTTAAGTGCTGTTTTCCAAGTACCCACCCTAATGTCCAACGCATGGAacgtactcaataaatatttagtgaatgaatgaaattgtgaTTTGGATCACAGGGTGCTGATGTCTGTCGTTGATGGGGGTTGATGGGGTTGCTGGAGAGACAGTATCGTTTGGTATATGGCTTTAGACCCAGGCACCCTGGGGCCGGGTCAGCTTTACTGTTGTTTAACCATGGGACCTCGGGCATATCACTTCATCTCTCTGGgcccgtttcctcatctgtaaaactgagtATCATTGAACTAAAGGAGGAATCAGTGAGATTACTCATGTCAAGTGGCACGTAGTAAGTGCCATGTAGGTGGTAGTTAATATTTGTGGTGTGTAAAGGCTCGAGGCAGGTTTTTTGAATGTCTACAGTGGATGTGAGGGCCCACCTTCAAACCATCAGGATTGCAAGACAGCAGGACCCTCCCCTCAGCCTCCAAGTTGTCCACTGGCTTCTGGGTGGCCGCTGCCCTGTTTCTTAACTCTCCTGACTTCACTTTGTATTCTATGAAGCCCCTGCCCACCAAGGGAGCTTGGACGTGGTCTTTTATCTGGCCCAAGACAGCCTTCTCTGGCCAAACAGAGGCGGCTTTCTTCTCTACCTACCTTCTGTGTTGTCACATTTCCGTGTGATAGTCTCACAGATCCCCTGACTGTGACGAGATCTCCCTTGCAGCACGTGTTGTGGGTTAGGCTTCTGTTTGTCCAGTTGACTGAACAAATGAAGGAGAAAGCCTCTTTTCTTCAAGGCTTCTCTTATCACAGTTAGGAGTCAAATTTCTCATAAGCTCTGTTGCCTCCAGGGAGGGTCCCCTGAAAGAAGACGTGTCCCCAGTGGTTCTCACTGGAGGTGTTCTATGAGCTGCACGCAGCTTAGCTCTTCATCACCGACACTTAGCATCCTCTAAGCCCCTGCAGGCCTGCCCCAGGCTGCCTGGCCTCAGCGAGGCCCCGGCTAAGCTGAGAACAGGCTCCCATTCATGGGCTCCCATGGCGGGCTCACCCAGGGTGCTCTGACAGGCCCATATGCCTAGGAAATGCCATTGAATTTCCTGGCTGCTTTTTTCAAatccaagttgtttttttttttacttgggtATAATTTATACTGGCCCTATTGGTAGGAAAGAAAACACATGCTGAAAGTAGCTGaattatttcccttttaaaagGACATGGGTGATTTCAGAGTAGGTAACTTGGAGAAGCTTCATAAATGTCCATTTCTGGGGGCTTGTCTTGGTGCACAACCCACCCTGTATTCTTCCTGTCCCAGCCACGAGCCCAGCCGCAGGGCTGGCTCCCTTCACTCAAGGGCTGCTGAGAGAAGGTATTCGTACAGCCTGAGCCCTCTGAGGTCTTTTATAGCcagtctctcctctcctctcctccagaATCCAGTGGGATTGGGGAAGAAATGCTGGGTTTCtttctttagtatttattttttcaattttaaaaattgaagtatagttgatttacagtgttgagttagtttcaggtgtacagcaaaatgattcagttatacgtaaatatataatatgtatctattctttttagattcttttcccttccaGATTCTtccaagatactgaatatagttccctgtgagagtgtatctgttaatcccaaactcataatttatattccctcttccccctttggtaactataactttgttttctgtgtctgtgagtctgtgttttataaataagttctttttagtttccacatataagcaatatcataatgatatttgtctttctctggcttacttcactcagtaagaCAATCTCTAGGTCATCCACACTGTTGCCCATTAGCACTCTCACTAATAATGTTTCTAAtggccaacatttattgagtgcttcctATGTTCCAGGCCCTTTCCCAGGGGCTGGCACATGAATTATCTTAGTGAATCTTCACAGTAACCTTTTGGTTAACTCTCACCTTGCCCATTTcctgataagaaaactgaagctcagagaatcaAGTGACTTGTTCAAGATCCCACAGCTCATAAGGGGCAGCTGTTCATAACCAGATCATTCGATTCTAGATACTGAGCTCttactgggctttccaggtggctcagtgggaaagaatccacctgccaaggcaggagatctgggttcggtccctgggtcagaaagatcccttggagggggaaatgtcaacccactccagtattcttacctggaaaatcccacgaacaggggagcctgacgaGCTACATACAACCCAAAGAACTCTTAGCCATTTTCAAAATACAAGCACATGTTCTGtatttcatctccatttttaGTTGGGAAAGGGAACCTGGCTAATCAGCAAAGGACCTAGACAGGTGGTTGTGAAGGAGGGAGTGAGACTGAATAGGAAACtctcccccccaacacacacacacgggatgCCCTGAAACAGAGCTGTCCCCCACAagctgtctctctgtctctagtGTTATTTCAACCCCAGctaatacaaataatattttctttgtttctggagTACATCGGAGACAAGTGCCACCAGCCAAAATGGCAGAGAGGGGAATGTCAGTGTGTGCACATTGGTCAGGCCAAAGTTGGGAACTTCATGGggcaagatgtgtgtgtgtgtgttaagaggGTTCTCGGCTTCCACTTCATCGTAAAGCAGCATTTATATTAAAGGTGGAGGCAGGggacaaagaaggaaggaaggaaagatagaTGGAAGGCAACCAGGCAGTTATGCACTGGCCTTTCACAGCTGTGACTCAGGTTCACTGAGTCAAGTGGGTTCTTaagtttttactttaaaactaattttttcgggggggaaaaaaggaaaactaacttTTTCTAATCACAAAGATACTGTGTTAAGTTTTGAAACTTTACAAAACACAGGAGAAGCATTCAGGACACAAAACCACATGCACATCTAGGCGCCCATACTAAGTTTTACAACCTAATGTCACTTGGCTTTTTAACGGGTAATAAACCATATATATCTTTACTGCCATTTCATATCCTACTAAGACATCATTTCATGCCTCAAGAGTATCCTTTTTTATAGCTGTTTCAAATCTGTTGAAATttttggacatttagattgttgcCAATCTTTCACTATATGTAAGTATCACATTGAATATCCTTGCAGCTCAACTTTTGCATGCatcattgattatattcttaaaatatattgttgTGGGTAGAATGACTACATCAAAAAGTCCGGTCAGATTTTAGGGTTTTGATATCTGCTGATAAATTGCTGCCAGAAATGTTATGCCCGTTATGCTCATCTGCCAACTTTCCAGCTGCGGGAGTAGGTGCATTCTGAAGATAATAGGAGGCAGAGCTGGCCAAGCATGAAGCTGAGACTCAGCCAGCTCTCCACCTGCCAGTTCTGTGGCCTTAGGCGAGTTACATTAACCACTTTGagtctctattttctcatctggACCCTTGTGAAGCTCACCTGAGATGCATCCAGAATGCTATAGTAAGTGCATAGTAAATGAAAGCTCCTCTAGATTTACAATCTTTCTTGCCCACCTTTGATGGATTATTTCTGGGAATTGACACACGGAGCAAAGGCTTCTGAAATctcccttaatttttattttatttgtttggctccaccaggtcttagttgacacacagatctttgatctttgttgcagcaggcaagatctttagttgtggcatgtgggatctagttccctgaccagggatggaaccctggacccctgcattgggaacgcgggtcttagccactggaccaccagggaaatcccggaAATCTCTCTTTTATAGCCAGTATCTACTTCATCCTCCATATCAGCCCTGCAGCACCGCTGCTTCCCAGGCTCCTTGGCTCTggcctttcctcctctcccttctgtGATGAGTGAGGGCAGAGAGACTTCCTCAGGCCCCCTGCGTTACCATTTGGCTTTTTCCTGGTTGGTCCTGTAGAGTGTTGCAAGCCAGGAGAGAAACCCGTGAATGTGAGCCTACGCTGCATTTctaaactaaaataataattaataatattaaccACAGCAGCAGCTCTCACTTCTTGAGTGCCTGCCTATAAGGTCCTGGGCACCATGCTAAACCTTTCACATGGATTGTCCCCTTCCATCCATGGGAAGGGACATGCTCGGTGTCATTGGCTGTTAAGGGGAAGCTTCTCTGAGGGGTTGACGTTGAAGTTGGTGTGTCCAGAAGCCAGCCTGGAACAGGGTGTCAGGGCCACCATGCAAAGACAGAGTGTAGGGAGGGTCCTCTGGGGTAGAAGCAAACTCCTTGATGCCTAGAAGTGCTTTCTAGAAGGTTCTGGGGCTCTCAAGCATCTATGGGTGGGCATGGGTGATGTCTCTGGGTTTGCTTAACAGGTGGGAGAGTAGCTTGACATTTTCATCCTAAAGGGATAGGGAGGAAATGGGGACTTGTGCTCTCTGAACAGGACCTGGTCTTACAACCAGGGGTTTCGTGAATGCTAGAGGCATGGATGGAACAAAGAGGCAGGGGCTAGATGCTCAGAGTAGGAGTCCAGGGGTTGGAAGCCTTTTGTATTCCTACTGAAAGAAAGATCCAGCCTGGGGCGGGGAAGGGAGGAGCAAAATAGGGGaaggggattaagaagtacaagcTACTATGGACAGAAGTTACAAGGATGTAATGTGTAGTTCAGGGActatagttaatattttagaataactataaatggagtataatctctAAAAATACTGAGTTActctgttgtatacctgaaactaaaataatattgtaagccaactatatttcaattttaaaaaagactaaagCTGCATCCACTGTAAGACATCATAAGATACGGGGTGGTTAATATTTCATAAACACTGCCTAGTATGGACTCacatctgaaggaaaaaaatagaatatgaaaaaCCTAGCCTTCCCTAAATGTCCCCAAAGTGTTCCTTGCTTGCTCTCCATTCATTAATGTAGGCTGGGGTTTGAGAAGGCAGTGGAGTCTTGCCTGGGGCTCTAAGAGGGGGAACTCGGTTAAGGAAGTGTCACCAGGGCCACTTATTTTCACCGGTCACCATGAGCCAGTCCAGTGGTTCTCCGACTAGATGGGTGTGGTTACTGGAGCAGTTTGTCCAAGAAGCCTGAGAAAGAGACCACCAAAGTTCAGGGTGTCCATTCCATGGGACACCACACCCAAGCCTGCCCTGGAAAGGTGACTTTTCTGGGCCCCCGAAGGCCTACAGTTGGGTTACTGTGAATTCAGGATTGGAACTCTATGTCTTCCCACATACTCCCATCCAAACTGTGCTCTGGTGCACTCAGTGACCGACCAAGTGGGCCCTTGGACAGGCACATCCATCCACTCCCCTTAACCTTTCAGTCAGACAATTCTGGAAGGGAAGcagttaaagaaaatattcaaaacacgCTGGGGCCCTGCCTTCCACATTTCAAGCCTTCCAAACCTTGGTCCTATGTATGAGATCTGGAAGGCCAGTTCAGATGGAAACTGCCCAGTTGTCAGAGGCTAAACATTGTTTCTCATTTGTGCTTAGGACATGCAGTACCCTCATTCAATATGAAGCAGGAACAGTGATTAGCCTAAGTCAGCTTAATCATTCTATTTGTGCTACACAGTGGCCCTGAATTGCTACTACCCCACATAGATAACTGCCTCCAATTGCTACTACCCAGCAGATATCAGTTTTCAAAAGTAGCAGTCATCCTCAGGAACAAATCTTGCTAATTGTTTCATTGCCCTTGACCTCATTAAAAGAAGCCAACCGTTGCCCATCGCTCATGAACAATATGAGAAGTTGAGCAGAATATCTGTGCTATGTAGGTTAGGGCTTGTTTTGCCCTTACCATCTATATTACGTGAAAAGCTGTGCTGGTGGGTGAGACACTCCAGCATCACTGGGCAGACCTATCAGAAAAGATCTAGGCAAACTGAACATTCAGGAGTGCTGGGTGAGGTGCACGAGGAAGGGAAGGGGGCCAGACAGCCTCTCCAGCCCTCCAGTCTCCCTTTATCTCCACATCCAGGCCCCCTTCATTATCTTGGATAGATGAGAACCTCCAGGCTTTAAGCACCATCTGCCAGGGCTCTCTCCCGCCTCCCTTCTTGTCTGAGTGGGTGTTGAGAATGGGGAAAACATCCGTCCATGTCAAGCTGCCCAAGACTCTTTGAGAACTCCAATTCAGCTGCTGTTCGAGGCACAGTTTGAATAGTGTCTCTGAGACCACAGGAGACTCCATTCCCATTAGCTAGTCCACAAGAATTTTACAAGAAGAACCTGAGTCACCACTTGACCTTGAACATTTTGCTTTTATAGGAAGAATTCCaagaaactgggcttccctggtggctcagatggtaaagaatcagcctgcaatgtgggaaacctgggttcgattcctgggttgggaagatcccctggaggagggcatggcaaaccactccagtattcttgcctggagaatccccatggatagaggagcctggtgggccacagtccacagggtcacaaagagtcagacatgactgagcacatgaagCAACCACTTTCCTACCCATCACTGACCCCCTCCAGCTCCGATCTCTACTTGGCTAATCTGCTTTGCTAACTTGGTCCAGTCTCTTAACATCCCCATGGCACAGACCTTTCTTGAAAATGAGATTTCAACCCCATACTTGTATGATACCGGCAAACCAGTGTTTGGAATACATTGAAGAGGAAAGGCTTCACAAAACTTTATGGAGGGTTCTTCTCTTCAGTGTATTCAAAAcaccagctataaaataaaagtcaaacaATGGCAACAAACAACATAAATCACCTTTAATCAAGTAATTCTACTTCTAAAAAAGTTTCCTTGAGGGGCTAGTTGGACAAGTATATAGAGAGGTATATATGAAGATGCTTATCCCAATGTTGTTAATTGAAAAAATGGAATAACTGAGCTGCCCAACTATTGTGTTTGGTAGTCATGTTACTACCTTCTGATGGCATGCCATGCAGTGATTTGAAAAGCTGCTGTTGGTTCTGTGTGTTGCTATAGCAGGAAGTTTGTGATATTTTAATAACATGAGAGCAaacaatgtgtacatatatagaaACATCCTGGAAAGAAGTACACCTAAAGATAGACACTGATAGTCTCTGATATTATGCTTAGAGTGATTTTTTTAACCTTCTGTACATTTTTCACAGTAAAAAATACATTCAATTAACCATACATAGTaggtatgtgcatgctcagtggctcagtcatgtctgactctttgcaaccctttggactgtaagtccatgggatttttcaggcaagaatactggagtgggttgccatttcctccttcaggggacttcccaacccagagatctatcaaactggcatctcctgaatctcctgcattggcagatggattctttacaactgagccacctgggaagcccctgtgttaaccataaaaaaagctaattccattttgaaaacaataaacaaatctGTCTTCTAAATCTTTCCTTCCCAGATAGTGACATGCCTCCAAATCAGTGGCGTTTCTCTGCTCCGTGGACAAAGCCACAGCCGGAAGTATCTTTTGCAAATGGCGCCGCCAGCTGCAGCTTGAATGGATCTGGTGTCATGCCTATGGATCAATACCCACTGTCCCTGACTGGGGGCCCCTCCGTTCAGCCTGGCGAGCTGTGGCATTTCTCCTCCCTTGCCAGTCCCAGCTTCCCAGAGCCTGGCTACCCTCATGCTTTTTCCACTGGGCACTTGGTTCCAGAGCCCCAGCCTGAGGGGAAGTATGAGCCCCTCCTAAGTCTCCTCCAGCCAGAGAGATGCCTAACCCATCCTCAGGAATCTGCCTCGTGGGAGGATGGCAACTCTGCCGGAAGCACAGGATTGCTCTTCAACCTGCCTCCCAGCTCAGCCCACTGTAAGGAAATGCCTCCAAGTACGGTTGGAGGGGTTGCTTCTGATTGGTTG
This genomic window contains:
- the VGLL1 gene encoding transcription cofactor vestigial-like protein 1, which translates into the protein MEDVTKTTVHTQSPIKTEWNSRCVLFTYFQGDISSVVDEHFSRALGNVKSPQGQNPSSPSGDVLLRNDSDMPPNQWRFSAPWTKPQPEVSFANGAASCSLNGSGVMPMDQYPLSLTGGPSVQPGELWHFSSLASPSFPEPGYPHAFSTGHLVPEPQPEGKYEPLLSLLQPERCLTHPQESASWEDGNSAGSTGLLFNLPPSSAHFKKIYFPPDGGPAGASFAVERSQSPERRRDLFFY